One Natrinema sp. DC36 genomic window, CTTCCTCAGCGCGACCGTCGCTGTCTCTCTCGTACCGCTTTCGGTCCTTCTCGCGTACGTGGTGCGTATTGCGCTCATCGCCCAGCGAACGGCAGCGTTCGGCCCCTTCATCCCGGAAGACGAACAGCAGCGAATCAGTGGTCAGGTCACGACGGAATCACAGAAATTGGACGAGTAATACCGTGAGGTGTGGACAGCGATTATTGACTGAAGTGGGATCTCCCGCTGCTCCGTTGGCACGGTGGCGGCGATCACCGTGGGACTAAACAAGCGAAGATCTCGATTAGCTCTGTATTTTATCAGTAGATAGTAGCAGGTTCCTTTATTCAGAACATTCCGTGAAGCTCGCGGTGAGAAATGGATTTGTTGGTTATTCTCGGGCTTCTCAGCTAACTCCATAAACACCCAACTTCAAGCCCGTCCCACTGAAATCAATTTAAACAGAAAATGGACGCAGAGTCTGATGAGCCGGAGGGCGCTTCACTCTCGTATAGAAAGATCCTTGAACGGGAGATGGAAAGTGCACTTAAGGAGATTAATCGCCCTCCCAAAGGCGTGTTTCTCTCCGCCTTGTCGGCAGGGCTCAACCTGAGCTTCGGTGCCTTACTCATGGCGATGGCACTGACCTTTTCCGGGGGATTCGAATCAAAATTGGTACAGCAAGTCACGTTAGGGGGTGTGTCTTCGATTGCGTTCTTGTTCGTCGTCATCGGGCAAACGGAACTGTTCACCGCCCATTCAACGATGGCCATTCTACCGGTACTCGATGGACGAGCGACAATCGGCGAACTATGTCGCGTCTGGAGCGTCACATTCGTCGCAAATCTCGTCGGCTGCGCGCTATTTGCTGGTCTAATCACTCTTGTTGGCCCACCATTGGGAATCATCAACGCAGACGCCTTCGGAACATTAGCGTCTGCATTGCTCCCATACTCGTGGTGGGTAATCTTCCTGAGTGGGATGATTGCTGGCTGGCTAATGGGGTTAGTGACGTGGCTGTCTGCGGCTAGCCGGGACACGGTCAGTCGAATTTTCTTCGTAATTATCGTCACAGCGGTCATCGGCTCGGGACCCTTCCATCACAGCATTCTCGGAACGACGGAAGTCCTCTCCGCGATATTCTTAGGACAGGATGTCACTCTCGGTGAGTACAGCCACTTTCTCCTCTGGACGACATCCGGCAACATCGTAGGCGGAGTCGTCTTTGTCGGGCTACTCAACTATGGACATGTAGCGCTAGCCGGTGAGAAACAGGATATTGAATTCGAAGCAACAGAAGAGTAACCCCCAACTATCGC contains:
- a CDS encoding formate/nitrite transporter family protein, yielding MDAESDEPEGASLSYRKILEREMESALKEINRPPKGVFLSALSAGLNLSFGALLMAMALTFSGGFESKLVQQVTLGGVSSIAFLFVVIGQTELFTAHSTMAILPVLDGRATIGELCRVWSVTFVANLVGCALFAGLITLVGPPLGIINADAFGTLASALLPYSWWVIFLSGMIAGWLMGLVTWLSAASRDTVSRIFFVIIVTAVIGSGPFHHSILGTTEVLSAIFLGQDVTLGEYSHFLLWTTSGNIVGGVVFVGLLNYGHVALAGEKQDIEFEATEE